In Elaeis guineensis isolate ETL-2024a chromosome 1, EG11, whole genome shotgun sequence, a genomic segment contains:
- the LOC140854824 gene encoding uncharacterized protein, whose protein sequence is MTHTHQDGTFVRDESRDLYERATSLIAERDDESAASTQQSRIEAEVFTELMGPERYDRVRSYGVGVTPTQLSEVSRYTQHATADAQDSRICRLEAEIQEIRQSRAAEMEEMRQSRVEMQAMRGQIDRLTSLLEMLLAHQAPVETAARHVETATTIRLQIDIILFLLYSYIYLYYS, encoded by the exons atgactcatactcatcaggatggtacttttgttcgagatgagtcgagagatttatat gagagggctacatctctcattgcggagcgtgacgacgagtccgcagcatctacgcagcagagtcgtatcgaggccgaggtgttcacagagttgatgggaccagagcgctacgaccGAGTGAggagttatggagtaggagtcacccccactcagttatctgaggttagtagatatacgcagcatgctacagcagatgctcaggattcacgtatctgcagactcgaggcggagatacaagagattagacagagtcgtgccgctgagatggaggagatgcgacagagccgtgtcgagatgcaggccatgaggggacagattgatcgacttacatctttattagagat gctcctggcacatcaggcacccgtcgagacagcggcacgtcacgtggagacagcgacgaccattcgcctgcagattgatattattttatttttattgtattcttatatttatttatattactcttga
- the LOC140856703 gene encoding uncharacterized protein: MKSLNRKWKEYRAQLKKDYMRQGMTEEEVARNCPPDVPPHQWMELVHYWFSERAQTYSAIGRAARAAQSVPHTSGSKSYARLRQEFEDEHGREPGQVEFYRMTHTHQDGTFVRDESRDLYERATSLIAERDDESAASTQQSRIETEVFTELMGPERYGRVRGYGVGVTPTQLSEVSRYTQHAAADAQDSRVRRLEAEIQEIRQSRAAEMEEMRQSRAEMQAMRGQIDRLTSLLEMYGSSQAPGISGTRRDSGTSRGDNDDHPLQIDCYTFRKYESDNINLD; encoded by the exons atgaagtctctcaaccgcaaatggaaagaatatagagcgcaattgaagaaggactatatgagacagggtatgacagaggaggaggttgctaggaattgtcctcctgatgtaccccctcatcagtggatggagttggttcattattggttctccgagagggcacag acttattctgctattggtagagctgcacgagcagctcagtctgttcctcatacatcggggtcgaagagttatgcacgactccgacaggagttt gaggatgagcatgggagggaacccggacaagtggagttttaccggatgactcatactcatcaggatggtacttttgttcgagatgagtcgagagatttatat gagagggctacatctctcattgcggagcgtgacgacgagtccgcagcatctacgcagcagagccgtatcgagaccGAGgtcttcacagagttgatgggaccagagcgctacggtcgagtgaggggttatggagtaggagtcacccccactcagttatctgaggttagtagatatacgcagcatgctgcagcagatgctcaggattcacgcgttcgcagactcgaggcggagatacaggagattagacagagtcgtgccgctgagatggaggagatgcgacagagccgtgccgagatgcaggccatgaggggacagattgatcgccttacatctttattagagatgtatggttcatctcag gctcctggcatatcaggcacccgtcgagatagcggcacgtcacgtggagacaacgacgaccatccgctgcagattgat TGTTATACATTTAGAAAATATGAAAGTGATAACATTAACTTGGATTAA